In Xiphophorus maculatus strain JP 163 A chromosome 15, X_maculatus-5.0-male, whole genome shotgun sequence, the following are encoded in one genomic region:
- the tdrp gene encoding testis development-related protein encodes MFKKTKSKVLVDYASEEDDMSWHYHHSYKDKDLGEEEEEDAGTALAKEAKVKKMMSKKEKKEKKMLSSKDDEHLLLSGVKVAERKVSNKKLKEGEKEKKDKPEKGHCFWDNVTMTMRQISPAKKLEKMEGWEPPRLAIVSEIVPDEALIENGQNGESALSLPPDSLSVPLEIPSWGGQGFEEDSSRYANLTDSNDPAAAVRWTSRAKVKLAGISRMSRGIASESPWAGFKQ; translated from the exons ATGTTCAAGAAAACCAAGAGTAAAGTACTGGTGGATTATGCGTCAGAGGAAGACGACATGTCCTGGCATTATCATCACTCCTACAAG GACAAAGACctgggagaggaagaggaggaggacgctGGCACTGCGTTAGCCAAG gagGCAAAGGTGAAAAAGATGATGtcaaagaaggagaagaaggagaaaaagatgCTGTCCTCTAAGGATGACGAGCATTTGTTGCTGTCTGGGGTGAAGGTGGCAGAGCGCAAAGT GTCCAACAAAAAGCTCAAGGAAGgtgagaaggagaagaaggacAAGCCGGAAAAGGGGCACTGTTTCTGGGACAATGTTACGATGACGATGAGGCAAATCTCGCCTGCCAAAAAACTGGAGAAGATGGAGGGCTGGGAGCCTCCACGGCTGGCAATTGTTTCTGAGATTGTGCCTGATGAAGCCCTCATTGAGAACGGTCAGAACGGGGAGTCGGCACTGTCCCTTCCTCCCGACTCCTTAAGCGTTCCCTTGGAAATTCCTTCATGGGGTGGCCAGGGGTTTGAGGAGGACTCCTCTCGCTATGCCAACCTGACGGACTCCAATGACCCAGCAGCTGCAGTGAGGTGGACGTCCCGTGCCAAGGTCAAGCTGGCTGGCATCAGCAGAATGAGCAGAGGGATCGCGTCAGAGAGCCCATGGGCAGGATTTAAACAGTAG